The following proteins are co-located in the Scomber scombrus chromosome 2, fScoSco1.1, whole genome shotgun sequence genome:
- the traf5 gene encoding TNF receptor-associated factor 5 → MATADTEPGGSEESSLQSEESLRRSEELRMRPTGPVSSWETELTSIKHSLKFVAKLKEEFVCPVCKGVVLNPQQNSCGHIYCFHCLQGLLESSSPTSPVCPVDGHVITPAEVFQDNCCKREISSLDVYCTNSPSCTSVLTLNHLQKHLKLCQFEQLQCSNPGCSATLERRHLQEHLSNTCPHRTEPCTHCRQPHQLSLLQDHVRSSCPDVEVNCPNSCSQKVRRHMVTEHRESCPEVLIDCSYKKFGCSVQEKRGRMKLHEDAAVSHHMLLVLRSNTNLEHQMGVLQEEALLRQQDVQTNTILLAGLQNKIRPLLQQSINHEHIVSTVQRTLSREENTLSTVQLDIRQESGGPGCGLEELEQLRSSLDAVMQQVSSAEALREHLGTLEENLKRHSGLLDFHAAQLNHNMQHLQELKTTSYDGKLIWKIQDFSKKQAAEAKGQPPCLTSVPFHTGRCGYKMAIKAYLNGDGEGRGNHLSLYVVLMPGDFDALLLWPFRQTVCLSILDQSGAGNHRSLSFRPDPMSKSFQRPAADAVSNVAVGFSCFIPLNKIETPQNAAYIVDETLFVKVKVDMSGLEQL, encoded by the exons ATGGCCACAGCAGACACAGAACCGGGAGGATCCGAGGAGtccagtctgcagtctgagGAGTCCCTGAGAAGGTCTGAGGAGCTCAGGATGAGGCCGACGGGTCCTGTGAGCTCCTGGGAGACGGAGCTGACCTCCATCAAACACTCCCTGAAGTTCGTGGCGAAGCTGAAGGAGGAGTTCGTCTGTCCTGTCTGCAAGGGAGTCGTGCTCAACCCCCAACAGAACTCCTGCGGACACATCTACTGCTTCCACTGCCTCCAGGGACTGCT GGAGAGTTCATCGCCGACCAGCCCGGTGTGTCCGGTGGACGGACACGTGATCACACCTGCTGAG GTTTTCCAGGACAACTGCTGCAAAAGAGAAATCTCCAGTTTAGATGTTTACTGCACCAACTCCCCGTCCTGCACCTCTGTCCTCACCTTAAACCACCTGCAG AAGCACCTGAAGTTGTGTCAGtttgagcagctgcagtgcTCCAATCCAGGCTGCAGCGCGACGCTCGAGAGGCGACACCTGCAGGAACACCTGAGCAACACCTGTCCTCACCGCACCGAGCCCTGCACACACTGCAGGCAGCCGCATCAGCTCAGCCTCCTCCAG GATCATGTGCGCAGCTCGtgtccagatgtggaggtgaaTTGTCCCAACAGCTGCTCCCAGAAAGTCCGCAGACACATG GTGACGGAGCACAGAGAGTCGTGTCCTGAAGTTCTCATCGACTGCTCTTATAAGAAGTTCGGCTGTTCTGTGCAG gagaagagaggaagaatgaagCTTCATGAAGACGCTGCTGTCAGTCATCACATGCTGCTGGTTCTGAGGAGCAACACCAACCTGGAACATCAG ATGGGGGTTCTCCAGGAGGAGGCGCTGCTGAGGCAGCAGGACGTCCAGACCAACACGATACTGCTCGCTGGTCTGCAGAACAAAATCAGACCGCTGCTTCAACAGAGCATCAACCATGAACACATCGTCTCCACAGTTCAG AGGACTCTGAGCAGGGAGGAGAACACCTTGTCCACTGTCCAGCTGGACATCCGCCAGGAATCTGGAGGACCTGGTTGTGGTCTGGAGGAGCTTGAGCAGCTCAGAAGCTCTTTGGATGCTGTGATGCAGCAAGTATCTTCAGCTGAGGCCCTCAGAGAGCACCTGG GAACTTTGGAGGAGAACCTGAAGCGTCACTCGGGTCTCCTAGATTTCCACGCCGCTCAGCTCAACCATAACATGCAGCACCTGCAGGAGCTCAAGACGACGTCCTACGATGGCAAGCTGATCTGGAAGATCCAGGACTTCAGTAAAAAGCAGGCAGCTGAGGCCAAAGGTCAGCCGCCGTGCCTGACCAGCGTGCCGTTCCACACCGGGCGCTGCGGATATAAAATGGCCATCAAAGCTTATCTGAACGGAGACGGCGAGGGCAGAGGGAATCACCTGTCTCTTTACGTTGTCCTGATGCCAGGAGACTTCGACGCTCTGCTGCTGTGGCCTTTCAGACAAACCGTGTGTCTGTCTATTCTGGATCAAAGTGGTGCTGGAAACCACCGCAGTCTCAGCTTCAGGCCCGACCCGATGTCCAAAAGCTTCCAGCGACCCGCCGCCGACGCCGTCAGCAACGTCGCTGTAGGGTTTTCATGCTTCATCCCCCTCAACAAGATAGAAACTCCtcaaaatgctgcttacatcGTCGACGAAACGCTGTTCGTCAAAGTGAAGGTGGATATGTCCGGTTTAGAGCAACTGTAG